CCCCCCGGCTGAGCTGGAGGATGATGTTGGGCTCCTGAAGAAGGAGCGGGGCCGTCTGAGCGGCCTCGGCGGGGCGGTGAGGCGCATCTCCAGCCGCGTGTCAAGCGGCATCCGGAGCTCGTTCCGCTCGAGCGGGAGAGAGTCCGATGCCCGTGTGCGCCCCCAGAGTTCGGTGGCCCCACGTACGGAGCAGGTGACCATAGCTATGGGAACGAGGAGCACCCAGGAGAGCAGCTCTCGCGCCGCCGTCTCCTCTGTGGGGGGCGGTGACGTAGAGATGCCGAACACCTCTACCGAGACCTCAGCTA
Above is a genomic segment from Pleuronectes platessa chromosome 16, fPlePla1.1, whole genome shotgun sequence containing:
- the si:dkeyp-72e1.6 gene encoding transmembrane protein 238-like encodes the protein MEPVYRGLGRCVCCFWLAVAFDILGMAVLLIGVFVNVFFYDLLIYAGAIIIFLSLIWWVFWYSGNIEVPPAELEDDVGLLKKERGRLSGLGGAVRRISSRVSSGIRSSFRSSGRESDARVRPQSSVAPRTEQVTIAMGTRSTQESSSRAAVSSVGGGDVEMPNTSTETSAT